In Plasmodium coatneyi strain Hackeri chromosome 3, complete sequence, a genomic segment contains:
- a CDS encoding Transporter/permease protein, with the protein MKNEILYGTTFILFLVSYCFQPLLIDIIKYNGCGNSSTFIFLLPHYLSMIIVGFLPKKQKLKECKWMKIFFVSMLDLVNQVLKKIGLIYAGSALYIIIDSCTLIFTAIWRRLLLNKKINCFQLIGILLITFGIAIKSNNLKFEINKEEIIGVFLIIVSNILMGLTFVLNEKYMGEMEGQNIVCLMGIFSFCFVSLWTVIWTIPNFDHLIMENIKKKKGNVNTIWLSFLGLFVFNFITSSTLWYIMKISGSLTVGILKGLKVAIIFLFSHIFFCKYDSKQCLNFHSSLSVFFCILGVLIYSYNEFLLILMSKVYMCTRPKVIV; encoded by the coding sequence atgaaaaatgaaatactaTATGGAACgacatttattttgttcctcgTCAGCTACTGCTTCCAGCCATTACTCATCGACATTATAAAGTACAATGGATGCGGCAACTCCAGCACGTTCATATTTCTGCTGCCGCACTACTTGTCCATGATAATTGTAGGATTCCTACCGAAGAAACAAAAGTTGAAAGAGTGCAAATGGATGAAGatcttttttgtttccatgTTGGATTTAGTAAATcaagtgttaaaaaaaataggattAATATATGCAGGCTCAGCTCTGTACATTATTATTGACAGCTGCACGTTGATATTTACAGCAATATGGAGGAGACTACTGCTGAACAAAAAGATCAACTGTTTTCAGTTGATTGgaattttattaataacATTTGGCATAGCTATAAAGTCGAATAATCTCAAATTTGAAATtaacaaagaagaaattatcggagtttttttaattattgtGAGTAATATCCTCATGGGACTAACATTTGTACTCAACGAAAAGTACATGGGTGAAATGGAAGGACAGAACATTGTGTGCTTAATGGGCATATTCAGCTTTTGCTTTGTCAGCCTGTGGACAGTCATATGGACTATCCCGAACTTTGATCATCTCAttatggaaaatataaagaagaagaagggaaacgTTAACACCATTTGGTTAAGTTTTTTGGGACTCTTCGTCTTTAACTTCATCACGTCGTCCACCCTGTGGTACATCATGAAGATTAGCGGTTCACTGACCGTTGGAATTCTCAAGGGACTCAAAGTCgccattatttttcttttcagtcatatttttttttgtaaatatgaTTCCAAGCAATGCCTCAACTTCCACTCCTCcctttcagtttttttttgtattttggGGGTCCTCATATATTCGTACAACGAATTTCTGTTGATCCTTATGAGCAaggtgtatatgtgcacgcgACCGAAGGTCATTGTCTAG
- a CDS encoding Eukaryotic translation initiation factor 3 subunit I: MKRKYLCGHNRPLTHVNTNYDGDLLFTTGRDKKFILWRLADGNQIGLYECSGAVYNSDVTYDSKRIVCSSAANKIYIFDVYTGETLTVMEENGPVRFVEFNKNPLDQSKIIVATDRLKVEHKRFIKLYDLKSNEVIWKQEHESRCIQVRWCFFDKLILSAHENGEIIIWNAEDGHQMRKIQAHSKEVTNMAFDKERMIMLTSSSDGTATLRDAINFEVINEYTTDRPLNTCDISPLFKNENNPKNHIILAGGQAAEHVTTTASGEGKFQTLLYDIVHANELGSIKGHFGTVHSIKFLPHGDGFVSGGEDGFARIYHFDKDYFIGKYD; encoded by the exons atgaagaggaaatatttGTGTGGTCACAATCGTCCTCTGACGCACGTGAACACAAATTACGATGGGGACTTACTGTTTACCACAGGCAGg GATAAAAAGTTCATTCTGTGGAGACTGGCCGATGGGAATCAAATAG GTCTCTACGAATGCAGCGGCGCCGTGTACAACTCCGACGTGACCTACGACAGCAAACGGATCGTATGCTCTTCCGCCGCGAACAAGATATACATATTTGACGTGTATACTGGAGAGACGCTCACTGTAATGGAGGAGAATGGCCCGGTGCGTTTCGTGGAATTTAACAAGAATCCCCTTGACCAGAGCAAAATAATTGTTGCCACGGATAGACTGAAGGTGGAACACAAGCGATTCATCAAGTTGTACGATTTAAAAAGCAATGAAGTGATATGGAAACAGGAACACGAAAGTAGGTGTATCCAAGTGAGGTGGTGTTTTTTCGATAAACTAATTCTGTCTGCACATGAAAATGGAGAAATAATCATATGGAATGCCGAGGATGGACatcaaatgagaaaaatacaaGCTCATTCAAAGGAGGTTACAAATATGGCATTCGACAAGGAAAGGATGATTATGCTGACGTCCTCTTCTGATGGAACTGCGACGTTAAGGGATGCAATAAACTTTGAGGTCATTAATGAGTACACAACGGACAGGCCACTAAACACGTGTGATAtctctcccctttttaagaaTGAGAACAACCCCAAGAATCACATAATTTTAGCTGGTGGTCAGGCAGCAGAACATGTTACAACCACTGCCTCgggggagggaaaatttCAGACACTACTGTACGATATCGTCCACGCAAACGAGTTGGGAAGCATCAAGGGCCACTTCGGAACTGTGCACTCCATCAAATTTCTGCCACATGGAGATGGGTTTGTGTCCGGGGGTGAGGATGGTTTCGCAAGGATTTATCACTTCGATAAGGACTACTTTATTGGAAAGTACGACTAG